The genome window AATGCTGAACTGCCAGTTTTGCCTTTCGAGAACGGTAAATTCGATCTAGCTTTGTGCAGCCATTTCTTATTTGCTTATTCTCACCTGCTTTCGGAAGAATTTCATCTGGAAGCTATTACAGAAATGTGTCGGGTTGCGAAGGAAGTCCGGGTATTCCCCCTATTGCAGAGTTTTAGCGGGGAGGAATCCGATCGCTTAAATCCGACTGTCACAGAATTGAAAAAGAGAAGTTTTAGTGTAGAAATTCAAGAGGCTCCCTACGAGTTTCAAAAAGGCGGGAATAAGATGCTGCGAGTTAGCAAAAAAAGCTCAGCCTAAAATTAAGCATAACTTATTATGCTGTTAGGGAAACCAAATAACAGCCATTAATTCGCCAACTATTATCAAACTGTTTTTCCATGAGATAAATGGCTCGGATTGGGATGCCTTCCGAGTCCAGCAACAGCACAGGCTGAGCGGGAATTCCTTCTACAGTCGCGAGGTTTTCAAATAATACCGATCGCGGACGGTAGACAGCTTCATAGGCAATTTTTACCATGTGCATAAAGTTTTCGGCTGTGCGAAACTGCTGCTGAATTCCGGGACTGGCGAAGGCAAAAGCCCCTGCTGCATCGTCTTTTTGAAATGCTTGCAGTTGCTGTTCTACGACTGAGCGAATGGTAGCGCGATCGCTGTCACTGATGAGCATATTTTTAATAATTTGTCAAGAGATGGGAGTGTAGAATAGTTACTATTATAGCGCTCCCACTTAAAGGCGATTTTGTGGCGGGATGGCTGGGAAGCTGTCAGGGCGATCGGGGTTTATTTAAACCTCCGGCGGGCTGCTGACATTAGTGGTAAAATTCGTTAAAGACTTTAAGAATTGTCAAAATGCTAAGCAGCGCCGCATTGAGGAAAACAGGGTCGGGGTGGGAATTTGCAAGTGAAGAAGCCTTAGAGGATTTTGTCGAAGTTCACTTGCAAAGTTTGCTCGGTTTGACGGTCATCAAGCGCCAATTCACTGTCAACGAGCAAAGATGCGATATTATAGCGGTGGACGAGAATAAACGGTTAGTTGTGCTGGAGTTAAAAAACGGCGAAGATAGATATGTCGTTCAGCAGTTAACCCGTTATTACGATGCTTTGTTGGAACACAAACCTTTTGCCGATCGCGTGGATTACGCTCAACCCGTTCGCTTAATAGCAATTGCGCCCAAATTTCACAGAGATAATTTTACAGATAGGAAGTATCACGGGCTATTTTTTCAATTTTTGCAATTTGCGATCGTTCCTGACGGGCAAAATTTATCTTTACACTTGAAAGATGTAGATGCCGAACACACTTCACAAGTAGAGATTACATATCAAGAAAGAGAAAGCACAGAGAACATACCCAGTCCACCCAAAGCACTTTTGAAACTTTTGAGTAATTGCCAGCTTAGTCAACAGCAAGAAATATTAAAAACTAGGCAGAAACTTCTCAGTTTTGATACGCGGATGGAAGAATTTGTGTCTGCTGGCAGTATCAAGTATGGAAAGGGAAATAGTAAAAATAGTAAATTCTGCGCTGAGTTGTGTTCGGATAGTAAAGGAAGTATAATCTTATTTCTGTGGTTGCCATTAAAAGGTCTGACAAGTAAAACTCTCGGCAGAGCAAGAATCTGGACTGATTGGGATGGCAATGCTTTGATAGAGGGCTACGTGTCAAGCGGAATTGGTGGTAAAGTTAGCTCTAACAAGAAGGTAATAGCTAATCAAACAGAAAAAGTAAAGCAGAACATAACAAATATCCAACAGTGGCAACAAAATTATAGGTATACTTATTTTAATGAAAGAAACTTGATAGAGTATATTAACAGCGCCATTAAAATTATTAAAAACTCTGCAATTTCTAAAATCTTCACTTATGAAGAGATGAAGTATATAGATTTAGCTAAGGATGTAAAAAATGTTTTTATTAAAATGAACATTGCCCAGCGATATCCGAACATCTTAGAAACTATAGACGAGTTAGACAAGCGCGCCTGTAAATTTAGTTCAGGTCAATTAATTGATTTAGCTCTGCAAAAATGGCTGGAAAGACTTTAAGGGGAAAAATCCGATCGCACTCCATCACCCCTTACCCAATCCACCATCTATCTGCGTCTATCTGCGTGCATCTGCGGTTAAAAAAAATCACATCAATAGCTTCGCACCAAACCAAATTACCAAACCTTGATATAATCTTACATCAAGAAGCAAAACTAAAACCAACTCATGCCGCAAACAGTCTGGATCGCACGACACGGAAACCGCATCGACTTCGTTAACCCCGACTGGTTTCTCACCGCAGAACACCGCTACGATCCCCACCTTTCCGAAGACGGTCACGTTCAAGCCAAACAACTCGCCAATCGCCTCAAAGGAGAAGGAATTTCTCACATTTTTGCTTCCCCTTTTCTGCGAACTGTCCAAACAGCAAATCACGCGGCAGAAGCTCTCGATTTGTCAATTAAACTTGAGTGGGGACTGTGCGAATGGCTGAATCCTGAATGGATGACAGAAATGCCGGAAACTGAGTCAGTCGAAGCTTTGTGCCGGCGTTTTCCCAGGATTGATGCTTCATACAAAGGCGGTATTGCTAATTATCCCGAAACTGGGGAAGCTTGTCTCAAAAGGGCGGGGGAAACGGCTAAACGCCTCGCGGCAGAGTTTCCCGAAGATATGTTATTAGTAGGTCACGGTGCGTCGGTTTTAGGAACTGCGATCGGGCTAGCGGGCGGTGCAGAAACGGAAATTAACGCTTCTCTGTGCTGTTTGGTGAAAGTGGTGCGGGGTGAGGGAGAATGGTCGATCGCACTTAATGGCGATACTTCTCACCTGACTGACTCTGAAGCCGTTATCCGGTTTAATTAAAGTTGAGATTGGTGCGAAAAATCCCATTCTATGCTATGTGTGTAACGTGCGCCGAGGTGCACCCTATGTTACTCTGATTTGTCAAAATCTGGGTGTTATTGTTTAATGTCGATCGCACATTTTAAATCGAAAATCTTAAATCGGTATGGCAGGACACAGTAAGTGGGCGAATATTAAACGCCAAAAAGCGAGAGTTGATGCCGTTAAAGGCAAGGTTTTTGCGAGAATATCTCGCGAAATTATTGTCGCGGCCCGCAGCGGAGTTCCCGATCCCGCTGGCAATTTTCAACTGCGGACGGCTATAGAAAAAGCCAAGGCGGCGAGTATTCCTAATGAAAACATAGAAAGGGCGATCGCCAAAGGTGCCGGCTTGGCCGGGGGAAGTTCGGAATTAGAAGCTATTCGCTACGAAGGTTACGGCGTTGGCGGGGTTGCTATTCTGATTGAAGCGCTGACAGACAACCGCAACCGCACGGCGGCTGACTTGCGAGAAGCTTTTAGTAAAAATGGCGGCAACCTGGGCGAAACAGGTTGTGTGGGCTGGATGTTTGACCACAAAGGAGTTTGTACGGTACGCGGCCCGATTGATGAGGAACAATTGTTTGAAGCATCGCTAGAGGCGGCTGCGGAATCTTATGATTTGATATTAATTGATGAGGATACTGAAGGTGCAGAGGTATTTACAAGTGTGGCTGATTTGGAACAACTGGCTGATGTTTTGAAACAAAAAAATTTTGCTGTTGTGCAGTCGGAAAATCGCTGGATTCCGAGCAATACAGTGGAAATAGACAGTCCTGAAAAAGCTCGATCGCTCCTTAAGTTAATGGATGCACTGGAAGATTTGGACGACGTGCAAAGCGTGACGGCGAATTTTGAAATGACAGATGAATTGATGTCTTTGAGTATGGTTTAATGGCTGAAAGATGAGGGATCTGGAGCGTCCTGCTGCCACTGCAAAAGACGAGAATTTGGCAGCAGGACGATCGTCGCATTACAATATTACCAGGAGACGAATCCCCAATATTTACGCGGGCGGGGAATGTCAATCCAACGCATTGCTGAAAAAGCTGCAATGAAAACGTCACCCCAAACTCAAGCCATGCTAGATGACAACGAAATCACAACAGGCAGCACCAACTCCGAAGAAATTCCGTCAGCAAACGAAGTAACAGAAACTAACGATCGATCCAAATTGGACGTGCAGGCTAAACCAGAGAATACATCCAATTGGTTCGGTTCAGTGTTCGGAGCCGTCTCTGCAACGGCGAGTGCGGTGGGGAGTGCGGCGGCGAGTGCTGGAAGTGCAATTGTTGATACGGCGAGTGCGGTAGGGAATGCGGCAGGCAGTGCTGGAAGTGCGATTGTTGATACGGCGAGTGCGGTGGGGAATGCAGCCGTTAGTGCTGGAAGTGCGATTGTTGTTAATACGGCGAGTGCTGTGGGGAATGCAGCGGCGAGTGCGGGAAGTGCAGCAATGCAAGTTCCCAATTTTTTTGGTTCATCCCTAGTTTTTATTTCGCAGAGTCCTATCCTGAAAAAACTGACCCAAAAGTTCAAAATCGACTGGTTAGTTAATGCTATAGATGCTGTTGATGTCGTAAATGCCGAGGCGCAAGTTCGAGAGTTACAGCGCCAATATCCTCACGAGAAACCCAAAGAGATCGCACATCACTTGATGGTGGAAAAAGCCTTGCTAGCTGCAGGAAGTGGCTTGGTGAGCAGTTTAGTTCCCGGCGTGGCTTTGGCGTTGTCTGGCATGGATTTAGCGGCAATGACGGCGTTATCTGCCGAGTTGGTTTATCAAATTGCTGCCGCCTATGGCATGGATTTGCGATCGAGCGATCGCAAAGCAGAAGTTGTCGCTATTTTTGGTTTGTCCTTGGGTAGCAATTTAGCGATCGAAGCTGGAGTTACGCTTGTCAGCAATATTCCGTTGGCGGGTGCGGTAATTAATGCTAGCGCCAGTGCGGCAATGATTTACGCGCTGGGATACGGTGCTTGTCGGTTTTATGAAGCCGATCTCGATTCCTCGGAAATCGAAACCAAGCTCGAAGATTTACAAGAGGTATTGCAAGCGGAAAGTGAGCAATATTTAGAGACAGCGATCGCACAAGAAACGGTGATGGATTGGATTTTGGTGTATGTCGTCTATGCGAGCAAAAAATTCACCCGATGGGATGAGTTATTACCGGAATTACGAGCGGCGAATTTAAATCCCAGGACTTTAGCTGAGATTGAAGCTGTGACAAATAAGTCTAAATTACTTCCCAAGTTGGATATTTTACTCGAACAACTTGAACTCGACTTTGCCGAACCACTTTTAAAGCGATGCACTGAGATCGTCGAGGCTGACGGTGAAATTAATCAACAAGAGGGAAAAATTTTGCTGACAATTCAACGGGCTGTTTTGAGCAAAAGAAAGCAAGCCCAAAAGCAAGCCCAGCAAACTTCGATCGAGGATGCGGTATCGGAACCCACTGAAGCACAAACTGAAGTTCAATCTGCATCACAAACTCCCTCTTTATCTTCTGATTCTCCTTCTCCTAATAAGTTGAGTTCCAGGATGGTGCAAAAATTCCAAAAAATCATAAAAGTTGCTGCGCTATTAGACGTGCCAAAGATTGCGAATTTAATAGATACTGAATCACAAGCTCCTCCCTTATCTTCTCATTCTCCTTCTACTAAGTTGAGTGCCATTCTGCTGAAAAAATTCAAGCAGATTTTAGCAGGTTCTACGCGGTTAGAAGTGGCCGAGATTGGGTATTTAATCGATCAGGTCGATCGCATGACAGGAGAAGAGTTTGAGGAATTTTTAGCCTGCTGTTTCCGCAATCTCGGTTATGCGGTCGAAATGACACCCAAAACGGGGGATTTTGGTGCGGACTTGATTCTCTCTAAAGCCCGCAAGAAAACCGTTGTCCAGGCAAAACGCTATCAAGGAAAAGTGGGAAATTCCGCCGTGCAAGAAGTGGTTAGTGCGGTTAAGTATTACGCGGCGCAAGATGCGATCGTTATTACAAACAGTATGTTTACATCCAATGCTCATAAACTGGCTCAAGCGAATGGGGTACAACTCTGGGGAAGAGAACAGTTAATTGATTTAGTGATTCGAGCTAAAAAATAAGGTATCTATGAACCAAGAATCCCAGTCTCTGAAAGAGCGGGGAGTGTCATTTGAAACACAAAAACTTTGCAGTTTTGCAGTCGTAAAATCGCTGGATTCCCAGCAATACAGTGGAAATAGATACTCCTGAAAAAGCTCGATCGCTCTTGAAGTTAATGGATGCACTGGAAGATTTGGACGACGTGCAAAGCGTGACGGCGAATTTTGAAATGACCGATGAATTGATGTCTTTGAGTATGGTTTAACGATCTAAATCACCAGATTTTTGCCATCCGCAAAACAAATCCCGGTAACTCTGGGTCGGCGCTGACTGTTTCAGGATTATCTAAGATTTCAGGTTCGCGATCGGGACGGTAGATGTAGACTTTTCTGTTTTTGCGATCGAGCAAAAAGCCGAGCGATACACCGTTCTCAATATATTCTTGCATCTTGTTTTGTAATCCCTTGAGAGTGTCACTAGCAGACCGCAATTCAATCACAAAGTCCGGAGAAATCGGTGCGAATGAGGCTTTTTGTTCTTCAGTTAAGGCATTCCAGCGCTCTAGTTTAATCCATGAGGCATCGGGGGAGCGGGTTGCTCCATTTGGCAAGGTAAAGCCTGCACTGGAGTCAAACGTTTCACCTGTGCCATCTTCTTCTGCCCAGTTCGCAAGTTGCTGAAAAATCTTACCGTTTCGATTCCCTGTATCTGAAAAAGCTGGTGACATGATAATGACTTCCCCACTGGCTGTACGCTCAATTCTCAAATCGCGATTAACTAGACAGAATTCATAAAACTGTTCAACAGTCATCGATTCGATCGCAGGGAGATTGACCGTCAGTGGGACGCTTTCGGTTTGAATTAGCAGCGTCGTCATGGTTTTTCCTTTTTTTGGTGCAGGGGTGATAGAATACCTTGAGTTTATACTATTTTAGCTGGGCGATCGCAAGTCTTAGTCGATCGGGGATTCGGAGGCTTGTATCCTTGTTTGGGCTGGGTCAATAATCTTTTTGCCAGTCAGCAAATAAGTAACCATGTATCCCTTGCCCTTAACTTGAATGGCGCCGCGCTTCTGAAAAGTATATTTATCTTTTAATATCTCGTAAGTTTCGGCGGT of Oscillatoria nigro-viridis PCC 7112 contains these proteins:
- a CDS encoding histidine phosphatase family protein — protein: MPQTVWIARHGNRIDFVNPDWFLTAEHRYDPHLSEDGHVQAKQLANRLKGEGISHIFASPFLRTVQTANHAAEALDLSIKLEWGLCEWLNPEWMTEMPETESVEALCRRFPRIDASYKGGIANYPETGEACLKRAGETAKRLAAEFPEDMLLVGHGASVLGTAIGLAGGAETEINASLCCLVKVVRGEGEWSIALNGDTSHLTDSEAVIRFN
- a CDS encoding DUF4864 domain-containing protein yields the protein MLISDSDRATIRSVVEQQLQAFQKDDAAGAFAFASPGIQQQFRTAENFMHMVKIAYEAVYRPRSVLFENLATVEGIPAQPVLLLDSEGIPIRAIYLMEKQFDNSWRINGCYLVSLTA
- a CDS encoding YebC/PmpR family DNA-binding transcriptional regulator yields the protein MAGHSKWANIKRQKARVDAVKGKVFARISREIIVAARSGVPDPAGNFQLRTAIEKAKAASIPNENIERAIAKGAGLAGGSSELEAIRYEGYGVGGVAILIEALTDNRNRTAADLREAFSKNGGNLGETGCVGWMFDHKGVCTVRGPIDEEQLFEASLEAAAESYDLILIDEDTEGAEVFTSVADLEQLADVLKQKNFAVVQSENRWIPSNTVEIDSPEKARSLLKLMDALEDLDDVQSVTANFEMTDELMSLSMV
- a CDS encoding Uma2 family endonuclease; protein product: MTTLLIQTESVPLTVNLPAIESMTVEQFYEFCLVNRDLRIERTASGEVIIMSPAFSDTGNRNGKIFQQLANWAEEDGTGETFDSSAGFTLPNGATRSPDASWIKLERWNALTEEQKASFAPISPDFVIELRSASDTLKGLQNKMQEYIENGVSLGFLLDRKNRKVYIYRPDREPEILDNPETVSADPELPGFVLRMAKIW
- a CDS encoding endonuclease NucS domain-containing protein, whose amino-acid sequence is MLSSAALRKTGSGWEFASEEALEDFVEVHLQSLLGLTVIKRQFTVNEQRCDIIAVDENKRLVVLELKNGEDRYVVQQLTRYYDALLEHKPFADRVDYAQPVRLIAIAPKFHRDNFTDRKYHGLFFQFLQFAIVPDGQNLSLHLKDVDAEHTSQVEITYQERESTENIPSPPKALLKLLSNCQLSQQQEILKTRQKLLSFDTRMEEFVSAGSIKYGKGNSKNSKFCAELCSDSKGSIILFLWLPLKGLTSKTLGRARIWTDWDGNALIEGYVSSGIGGKVSSNKKVIANQTEKVKQNITNIQQWQQNYRYTYFNERNLIEYINSAIKIIKNSAISKIFTYEEMKYIDLAKDVKNVFIKMNIAQRYPNILETIDELDKRACKFSSGQLIDLALQKWLERL
- a CDS encoding restriction endonuclease; translation: MSIQRIAEKAAMKTSPQTQAMLDDNEITTGSTNSEEIPSANEVTETNDRSKLDVQAKPENTSNWFGSVFGAVSATASAVGSAAASAGSAIVDTASAVGNAAGSAGSAIVDTASAVGNAAVSAGSAIVVNTASAVGNAAASAGSAAMQVPNFFGSSLVFISQSPILKKLTQKFKIDWLVNAIDAVDVVNAEAQVRELQRQYPHEKPKEIAHHLMVEKALLAAGSGLVSSLVPGVALALSGMDLAAMTALSAELVYQIAAAYGMDLRSSDRKAEVVAIFGLSLGSNLAIEAGVTLVSNIPLAGAVINASASAAMIYALGYGACRFYEADLDSSEIETKLEDLQEVLQAESEQYLETAIAQETVMDWILVYVVYASKKFTRWDELLPELRAANLNPRTLAEIEAVTNKSKLLPKLDILLEQLELDFAEPLLKRCTEIVEADGEINQQEGKILLTIQRAVLSKRKQAQKQAQQTSIEDAVSEPTEAQTEVQSASQTPSLSSDSPSPNKLSSRMVQKFQKIIKVAALLDVPKIANLIDTESQAPPLSSHSPSTKLSAILLKKFKQILAGSTRLEVAEIGYLIDQVDRMTGEEFEEFLACCFRNLGYAVEMTPKTGDFGADLILSKARKKTVVQAKRYQGKVGNSAVQEVVSAVKYYAAQDAIVITNSMFTSNAHKLAQANGVQLWGREQLIDLVIRAKK